The following nucleotide sequence is from Candidatus Polarisedimenticolaceae bacterium.
TGAAGCCGTTCGGGTCGTACCAGAGGCCGGTGGCGAACCCCTGCTCGCGAACCGGGCTGAACGGACCGCCGCCGCGCACGCCGTCGCGCAGCCGGTCGGTGAAGGTGCCCACCCCCGTGCCGGCCATGTTCGCCTGGACGGCGTTCACCCCGCGGGCGTTGTCCGCGACCTCGCCGAAGTTCCACCCCTCGCCGTAGAGATAAAGCGAGCGACCGTCCACCCCGTCGTGCTGCGGCGTGAGCGACCTCAGCGCGTCGCGCACCCGCAGGATGTTCGCCTTCATGTGGTGGCCCATGAGGTCGAAGCGGAAGCCGTCGACCTTGTAGGCGCGGGCCCAATGAACGGTCGAATCGACGACGAACTTGTCCATCATCGCGAACTCGGTCGCCGTGTTCTCGCAGCAGGAGGACCGCTCGACGCCGCCGTCGGCGTTGAGGCGGTGGTAGTAGCCGGGGACGATCCGGTCGAAGACCGACTTCGCGTTCTGGCCGGAGGCGTTCGTGTGGTTGTAGACGACGTCCATCACCACGCGAAGGCCGCGATCCGCAAGCCCCTTCACCATCTCGCGGAACTCGAGGATCCGCTGCGGGCCGTCGGGGTTCGTCGCATACGACCCCTCCGGGACGTTGAAGTGCCACGGGTCGTACCCCCAGTTGAACCCGTCCTCGTCGCGGACCGCCTCCACCGCGGCCTGCTGGTCGGGCGAGTCCGGCGGCATCGAGGCGAGGTCCCCCGCCGGCTGCTTCCAACGGCTCTTGTCCTCGTCGATCGTCGCGATGTCGAACGACGGGAGCAGATGGACGTGGGTGAACCCGGCGCGGCCGAGCGCGGCGAGGTGCCGGCCGCCGGCCGAGCGCGGGAGGGTGAACGCCTTGAACGTGCCGCGCAACCCCTCGGGGACCGACGCGTCGGAGGCGCTGAAGTCGCGGACGTGGAGCTCCCAGAGGACGATGTCCTCGGGGGCCTCGAGCGCGGGTTTGCGGAGGTCGTCCCAACCGGAGGGCTTCAGCGACGGATCGTCGAGGTCGACGATCTGGCTGCGCTGCGAGTTGCGGGAGAGGCTCACCGAATACGGATCGGTGACGAGGTTGGTCTCGACCGCGTTCGTCGCGCGGGTGAACACCACGACCTCGTAGAGGTAGAAGCGGTTCCTCCAGGACGCCTCCCCCGTGACGGACCAGACCCCCGAAGCGGCGTCGAGGGTCATCGGGACGACGGTCGACGTCGAGGCCGGGTCGGCGTCGGCGAAGAGATGGAGCTGCACCGACCGGGCCGTCGGCGCCCAGACGCGAAGGGTGGGGACGCCCGCCGCGAAGGTCGGGCCGAGTCTCGCGGGCGCGGCGGCCGCGGCGTAGAGGTCGTCGAGGACGCCCGGGATCTGCATCGACGTCGCATCGACGATCCGCCCGTCGCCGCCGGTCGCGGAGACCGCGAGCTGCCCCTTCACGAGCTCGGCGGCGCGTGCCGCGGCTTCGGGAGCGAGCCTGAGCGCGGCGTACGAGGCGAGGTGCGGGAACTTCGCCTCGACCGCCTCGGAGAGCCCGCCGGGGTCGAGGGTCAGTACGAAGTCCTCGCCGCCCGTCACCGCCTCGGGAGTGAGCTGGAGCCCGCCGTCCGCGGCGACGTGGAGCTTGAAGGTCTGGCCGTCGGCCGGCCCGGTCACGCGGAACGCGACGGTGTCCTTGGCGACCCAGTGCGCCTGCGCGAGCGAGAGGTTGCCGCGCGGCGCCCCCTCGGAGCCGACCGTCAGCACCTTGGAGCTCGAGTCCCACGCGAAGAAGATCGGGGTGCACGGCGCCGGGACGGTGAAGGCGATGTTCGCCCCGTTCTGCGCCCCGCCCTGGCCGTAGTTGACGTTCCACGACTCGTCGAGGGCGACCTTGGTCTCGTAGTTCCCCGCCGGGAGTTTCGTCGTCGAGAAGGTGTAGATGCCGTCCCCGTCCGGATCCTGCAGCCACGAGCGCAGGCACGACGGATCCCAGTCGCCGGGGCAACCGAGCTCGCTCTGGAAGCTCCCGGGCGCCACGGCGATCGTCGCGTTCCGGTTCGAGGTGATCCACTTCGTGCCGTAGTCGAAGTAGAACTTCACGCTCGCCGCCTCGGCGAGCCCGAGCGGGACGTTCGGTCCGTTGCGCGCGCCTCCGGCGCCGTAGTTCTCGTCCCACGAGTCGTTGACCGGCGCCTTGTACTCCCAGTTGCCGGCCGGGACGTCGAACGTCCCCTGCCAGACGCCGTCGGCGGCGTCGAAGGCCAGGTGGGTCGCGGCGCAGTCGGGCTGCCAGTCGCCGGAGCATCCGAGCTCGCTCTGCAGGCTCCCGGCGACGGTCACGCTCGCCGGCTGCGCCGGCGGAGCGGCGTCCTCGGAAACGGCGAGGACCTTCGTCGTCGAGTCCCACGAGAAGACGACCGTCGCGCAGTCGGCGGTCACGGTGAAGGCGATGTTCGGACCGTTGGGCGCGCCCCCGGCTCCGTAGTTCTCCGACCACGACTCGTTGATCGCGACCTTCGTCTCGTAGTTCCCCGCGGGAAGGCCGCTCGTGCGGAAGGTGTAGACGCCGTCGCCGTCCGGATCCTGCAGCCAGGAGCGCAGGCAGTCGGGCTGCCAGTCGCCGGGGCAACCGAGCTCGCTCTGGAAGCTCCCCGGAGCGACGGCGATCGTCGCGTTGCGGTTCGAGGTGATCCAGTGCGTCTCGTGGTCGTAATAGAACTTCACCGTCGCCGCCTCGGCGAGGTTCAGCGGGATGTTCGCGCCGTTGGGCGCGCCCCCCGCCCCGTAGTTCTCGGTCCACGCTCCGTTGAGCGCGGCCTTGTATTCCCAGTTGCCGGCGGGAACGTCGAAGGTCCCCTGCCAGGCGTCGTCGCCCGCGTCGTACACGAGGTGCGTCGACGCGCATTCGGGTTGCCAGTCGCCGGGGCAGCCGAGCTCCTGCTGGAGGCTGCCGGCGACGGTCACCGTGGAAGGGTTGGGCGTGTCGGACGCCACCACGAAGTTGCCGACGAGGACGAGGCCCGCGACCACGAGCGCTCGCACCGGGACGAATTGCCGAGCCATTTGCCACCCCTTGCGTTGTGAGGAACTGCTCGACCCGAACGTCGACGCAGTGTAGCGCCGGTGTTCGGCCTTCTCCTGTCCAGTTCTTGTCCGAAAATGTCCCAGATTTTTCAGCCGTAGGTTTTCGGATCTCCCCGAATCCGAACAGCAGTCCTGGACGAATACTGGACAGAAGGCCTCCTATGGCCGCTTTTTCTTGATTATGGAGATTCTCATGAAGCGAATTTCGACCCTTTCCGCCCTCGCGCTGTCGATCGGCTTGGTCTCCCCCGTCTTCGCCGGCGGCAGCGACGCCCGGATCCGCGTCGTGCACGCGTCCCCCGACGCCCCCAACGTCGACGTCCTGGTCAACGGCGCCGTCGCCTTTGCGGACGCGCCGTTCAAGGGCGTGACGGACTACGCGACCCTTCCCGCCGGGGCCTACGACGTGGAGGTCGTCCCCGCGGGGGCGAGCGCCCCGGTGGTGATCGACCTCACCGGTCCCAACGCCGTGAACCTCTTCTACAACCGCGACTACACCGCCGTCGCCGTGAACTTCCTGGACCGGATCGAGCCGCTGCTCCTCGAGGACGACAACCGCCCGGTCGGCCTGCCGTTCTCCCGCGTCCGATTCGTGCACGCCTCCCCCGACGCTCCCGCCGTCGACATCAAGGTCGCCGACGGTCCGTATCTGTTCCGCAACGTCGCGTTCAAGGGGGTGGGCGACTACGTGACCGTGCCGCGCGGGACCTACGACCTCGAGGTGCGCGCGGCCGGAACGGAGACCGTGGCGCTGCGCCTTCCGGGCATCGCGCTCGCCGGCGGGACCACGTACACCGTCTTCGCGGTCGGCCTGCTCTCCGGGGCCCCCGCGCTCGACGCGGTCGTCCGCGTGGATGCCGTCTCGCCCGCCCGCGGGCGGGCGCCGGTCGCCCGCCGCTGAAGCGACGCATCCCGAACACGAGGGGCCCGGGGAGACCCGGGCCCTTCGTCGTTTTGTGTACTCTCCCCCCGTGGATGTCGCCTACCGCGCGCTGCGGTCGCTCGCCCGGTTCCTGCTCGCGGTCTTCTACCGCCGCGTCGAGGTGGTCGGACTCGAGCGATTCCCCGCGCAGGGACCGGTGGTGGTCGCCGCCAACCACCCCAACGGGCTCGTCGACCCGATGATCCTGGTCGCCCGGCTCCCCAGACGGCTCGTCCCGATCGCCAAGGAGCCGCTGTTCCGAAACCCGCTGCTCGCGCCGTTCCTTCGCCTGATGGGCGCGATCCCCGTGCACCGGCGCCAGGACGAAGGGGCGGATCCTTCGCGCAACCGCGAGATGTTCGCCGCGGCTCTCGAGACCCTGCGCCGGGAACGGGCGATCCTGATCTTCCCCGAGGGGGTGAGCCAGGACGAACCGCGCCTGGCCCCCCTGAAATCCGGGGCGGCGCGGCTCGCGCTGGGCGCGGTGGAAGCCTCGGGCGGTTCAATCGTCGTGCGGATCGTCCCCGTCGGCCTCGTCGCGCACGAGCCGGGGACGTTCCGCGGCGGGTGGGCCCTCGCGGCGATCGGCGATCCGATCGAGGTGGGTGCGCAGCCCGAGGCGACGGCCAGGGCGCTGACCGATCGCATCGCCTCGGCGATCGAGGAACGGATCGTCGTCGCCGCGGATCGCCACACCGTCGACCTCGCGCAGGTCGCGGCGAGCGTCGGCCGGCGCCGCCCCGACGCCGCGGACGACGACGCCGCGGCCCGGACCGCCTGGGTCCGGGCGGCGCTCACCACCCTCGACCGGCTCGAGCGCGAGTTCCCCGAGAAGGCGCGCGAGGTGCGCGAGGACGTCGAGGCCTGGGCGCGGGACCTCGAGCGCCTGGGGCTCGAGGGTGCTTCGCTCCCTCGGACCTATCGCGCCGCCGCCGTCGTCCGCTACGCGATCCTCGAAGGGGGCCCGATCCTCCTGGGCGTTCCGCTCGCGCTGCTCGGGATGGCCCTGCACGGCCTGCCGTGGCTTCTGGTGCGCATCGGCGTGCGGCTCGCGCGACCCGACTCGACCGTCGAAGCGTCGTACAAGCTCGTGGGGGCCCTCGTCGTGTATCCCCCGGCCTGGCTGCTCGAAGGATGGCTCGCCTGGAGGAGCGGCGGAGGCGGCGCGCTGCTGGCGTTCGCCGTCCTCCTGATCCCCGCGGGGTTCTTCGCGCTCACGTGGCGCGAGCGCCTGCTCCGGGTCCGGCGCGACGCGAAGGGATTCTTCACCTTCCTCGTCCGCGGCGACCTGTACGCGCGGCTTCGCGAGCGACGGGACGCGCTGCGCGCGCGACTCGAAGCGCTGGGCGGCCGTTTATAGTGGCGCCGTGCGCGAGGAGCCGCGGGTCGATCTCTGGCACTTCCGTCTCGACGTTCCCGGAGAGGAGCTCGAGATGGCGCGCGCGATTCTCTCCGCCGACGAGATCGCCCGATCCTCCCGCTTCGTCCGCCCCCGCGACCGCGACCGTTTCGCCGTAGCCCGGGGGCGACTGCGGATGGTCCTCGGCGCCGAGCTCGGCGTCCGCGCGGGCTCCGTGGCGTTCCGCTACGGCATGCGCGGGAAACCCGATCTCGCCCCGCCGCTCGACCGCTCGGGCCTGCGCTTCAGCCTGTCGCACTCCGCGGACCGGGCCCTGGTCGCGACGACCCGGCACCGCGCGATCGGCGCCGACCTCGAGGCCCTTCGCGACGTGCGTTCCGGGCGGGATCTCGCGAGGCGCATCTTCGCGCCGCAGGAGTTCGAGGTCCTCGACCGGCTCGAGGGGGAGGCGTGGAGGCGCGCGTTCTTCAGGTGCTGGACCCTCAAGGAGGCCTGGCTGAAGGGGCGCGGCGACGGCCTGACCTTCCCCACGCGGAAGTTCACGGTCGCGATCGGGCCGGGCGAGCCCGCCCGCCTGCTGCACGTGGAGGGCGAGCCCGACGCCCCCTCGCGCTGGTCGCTGCGCGAGGCGCGCGCGCCGGAGGGATTCCTCGCGGCCGTCGCGGTCGAAGGCCCGGTGGGACGGCTCGTCGACCGGTCGGGCTAGACCGGCACCGCCCACTCCTCCTCGACCGCCGGCTGGATGCCCAGCGGCGCGAGCACGGACCGGAGGGCGGTTCCCGAGGAAGGCGCGCAGTCCACGATGCGCGCGGCGTTCGCGCGCACCCACGGGTCGGCGCCGGTCGCGACCGCGGGCGCCCCTTCGAGGCCGAGAAGGCGCTTCCACTCCCTGGTCCGCTGCGCGTCGTAGGTGGCGAGCGCGTCGCCGGCCGCGGGCTCGCGCAACCGTCGCGCGATCGACCACGCGAGGTCGCGTCCCTCGCGCAGGCCGACGTTCATGCTGTTCATCCCGATCGGAGAGGCGAGGTGCGCCGCATCGCCGACGAGCCACACGTGCCCCTCGCCGAAGCGGTCCACCAGGCGCCGCTCGAAGCGGATCGCGGCCGACCAGAAGACCTCGGTGACCCGCGGGAGGAACCACGGCGCGCGCTCCGCGATGAACGCGCCGAGCTTCTCGGGCTCGATCGCGGGGTACGAGCGGTCGTCGAACCCGACGAGCAGCCGGCTCTTCTTGCGCTCGTCCTCCGCCGCCGCGGGGTCGGTGATCTCGAACCCCCAGCGGAATCGGCCCTCGCGCATCGACCACAGGACGTTCGATCGCCCCTCCTCGAGCACGATGTGGACCTCGGAGAGCGGCGACCCCTCCGCCTGGAACTCGAAGACCGCGAACAGCTGCGAGGGCCCCACCTCGGGGTATCCGATCCCCGTCGCGCGGCGGACCTTCGACCGATGTCCGTCGGCGCCCACGATGAAACTCGGCTCGACCTCGAACTCCTTCTCGACGACCCACTCCGTCGTGGCCGCCGCATACCCCATCGTCTCCTTGCCGAGCTTGTGCACGACCGCGACGACCTTCGTCCCCTCGGGGCGCACGGAGTCGAGCCTGTGGTTCCACTCGACCTTGACCCCGCGCTTCTCGAGCGCCTGCTCGAGCGCCGCCTCGAGGGCGAACTGCGGGAGCACGAGAAGGAACGGGAACTTGCCGCCGACGTGGGCGAAGTCGAGCCTCCCCTTTTCCCCCTTCGCGTCCCGGAGGACCACGGAGCCCATGCGGTGCCCCTGCGCGATCAACGGCTCCGCGAGCCCGTGGGCGTCGAGGAGCTCGAGCGTGCGGGGGTGGAGGCCGAGGGCGTAGCTGCGGGAGGTCGTCCGCCACTGCTCTTCGAGCACCCGGACCGAGATTCCGCGCCGGGCGAGCTCGAGGGCGCAGAACTGACCCACCGGCCCGGCGCCGGCGACGAGCACTTCGCAGGGGGACTTGAACCAGGACATGGGGCACCTCCACGGGAAACTCTACGCGCCTTCGGCCGGCGAAACTCTTGACCACGGTTCAGCGTCCAACGGGAGCGGCGCTCGGCCGGGTCGTCCGGCAGAATGCCAGCGAAGCGAGGTCCCCGTGCGTCCTACCAGGCCTTTGAGCTTCGGACTGCTGGTGTTGGCGGCCCTCCTGCCGGCGTGTTCCACCGATCTCGCCGCCCCCGCCCCGGCTCCGACGGCCTCATCTTCCTCCCCCATCCAGGTGAAAATCATGGCCGACAAGGTCGAGAAGTCCGCGGACGAGTGGCGCAAGGTCCTGACCCCCGAGCAGTTCCACGTCCTGCGCGAGAAGGGAACCGAGCGCGCCTACACGGGAGCGCTCTGGAACAACCACGACCGGGGGGTGTACCGGTGCGCCGGATGCGGCCAGCCCCTGTTCACCTCCGAGACGAAGTTCGAGTCGGGGACGGGCTGGCCCTCCTTCTGGGAGCCGGTCGACCCGCAGGTCGTCGGGACCCATCGCGACTTCAGCTGGGGGATGTTCCGGACCGAGGTGCACTGCGCCCGGTGCGGGGGGCATCTCGGGCACGTCTTCGACGACGGCCCCAAGCCCACCGGCCAGCGCTACTGCATGAACTCGGCGGCCTTGACTTTCGAGAAGTCGGAGTAGGCCGAACGACGACCTACGTCACGAGCGCGGGCGGCGTCCGGGGGACTAAGATGCGCGGCCTTTTTGGGGCCGGCCGACACCCCCGGAGGACGTATCGTGGCGGAGACCGCCTCCTCGAAGCTGAAGATCGGGATCCCGAGGGAAGTTCATCCGGGCGAGCGCCGCGTGGCCGCGGTGCCCGCGACCGTGACCAGGCTCACGAAGCTCGGCGCCGAGCTGATCGTGGAGAGCGGCGCGGGTGACGCAGCCAGCTTCTCCGATCAGTCGTACGAGGAAGCCGGGGCGCGGGTCATCGAGGATACCCAGGCCCTCTGGTCCGAGGCCGATCTCATCCTCAAGGTCCGCGCCCCCGAGCTGAACTCCTCGCTCGAGCGGCACGAGGCGGACCTGCTGCGACCGGGCGGGCGGCTGATCTCGTTCCTCTGGCCCGCGCAGAACGCCCCGCTCATCGAGCGCCTGGCCGCACGCAAGGCGACGGTGATGGCGATGGACGCGGTGCCGCGCATCACGCGCGCGCAGAAGCTCGACGCCCTCTCCGCGATGGCGAACATCGCGGGGTACAAGGCGGTGCTCGAGGGCGCGAACCGTTACGGCCGCCTGCTCGGGGGGCAGATCACCGCCGCCGGCCGGATCCGCCCGGCGACGGTGCTGATCGTCGGCGCCGGCGTCGCCGGCCTCGCCGCGATCGGTGCCGCCCGCGCCCTCGGCGCGATCGTGAAGGCCTTCGACACGCGCGAGGCGGTCCGCGAGCAGATCGAAAGCCTCGGCGGGCAGTTCCTGAAGTTCGAGTTCGACGAGAAGGGCGAGGGCGAGGGCGGATACGCCAAGCAGATGTCCGACGCCTACCTCGCCGCCGAGCAGGCCTTCCTCGCCAAACACTGCAAGGACGCCGACATCGTCATCACGACCGCCCTCATCCCGGGGAAACCCGCGCCGCAGCTGATCACCGCGGGCGCCGTCGTCGAGATGCACGCGGGCTCGGTGATCGTGGACCTCGCCGCCGAACAGGGCGGGAACTGCGCCTTCACCGAACGCGACCAGATCGTGGAGAAATACGGCGTCACGATCGTCGGGCTGACCGACCTGACCAGCCGCATGGCGACCCAGGCGAGCGAGCTCTACGCGACGAACCTGTACAACCTCCTCGAGGAAATGATCAAGGAAGGCGCGTGGCGCCTCGACCTCGAGGACGAGGTCCAGCGCGGGATGCTCGTCCTGCACGACGGCAAGCTGATGTGGCCGCCCCCCAGGCCGGAGGTGCGCGCCGCGGCGCCGCAGCCGCCCAAACCCGCCCCCCCCAAACCCTCGGCCCCCGCGAAGAAGGAGCCCTCGCCGTGGCCCTCGCGGATCGGGATGGCGGGACTCGCGGGACTGCTGGCGCTCATCGGCCTCGAGGCGCCCCCGCAGGTGCTGCAGCACATGACGGTCTTCCTGCTGGCGGTCGTCGTCGGCTGGCACGTGATCTGGAACGTGACCCCCGCGCTCCACACCCCGCTCATGAGCGTCACGAACGCGATCTCGGGGATCATCGTCATCGGCGGGATGCTCCTCGCGGTCGGACCCTCGCTCGGAATCCCGCAGTGGCTCGGCGCGATCGCGGTCCTCGTCGCCTCGATCAACGTCGCGGGCGGCTTCCTCGTCACCCAGCGCATGCTGAAGATGTTCCGGAAGTAGGAGGCGAGCCGTGACGACCACCTTCGCCAACGCCACGTACGTCCTCGCGAGCCTCCTGTTCATCATGAGCCTCAAGGGGCTGAGCCAGCCCGAGAGCGCCCGCCGCGGCAACCTGCTCGGCACGGTCGGGATGTTCCTCGCCATCCTCGTGACCGGGGCGCTGCTGTTCTCCCCGGGCGCGACGGGCCACGGCCCCGCCGCGCCCTCGACCTACGGCCTGCTCGCCGCGATGATCGGCGTCGGCTGCGTGATCGGCGCCGTCCTCGCCGCCCGGGTCGCGATGACCCAGATGCCCGAGCTCGTCGCGATGCTGCACAGCTTCGTCGGCATCGCCGCGGTGCTCGTCGGGATCGCGACGCAGATGGCGGGCTCGCACGGCGACACCGCCGGACTCGCCCACGTCTTCGAGATCTTCATCGGGGTCTTCGTCGGCGCGATCACCTTCACCGGCTCGGTCGTCGCCTTCCTGAAGCTGCGCGGCTCGCTCAGCGGCAAGCCCCTGCTCCTCCCCGCGCGTCACTTCCTGAACCTCGCGCTCGTGACCGGGTGCGTCGTCGCCTCGGTCGTCGGCATTCCCGCCGAGCCCGCGACCGCGCTGAACATGCTCCTGGTGGTGACGGTGCTCTCCTGCATCC
It contains:
- the msrB gene encoding peptide-methionine (R)-S-oxide reductase MsrB, with translation MADKVEKSADEWRKVLTPEQFHVLREKGTERAYTGALWNNHDRGVYRCAGCGQPLFTSETKFESGTGWPSFWEPVDPQVVGTHRDFSWGMFRTEVHCARCGGHLGHVFDDGPKPTGQRYCMNSAALTFEKSE
- a CDS encoding 4'-phosphopantetheinyl transferase superfamily protein, with the protein product MREEPRVDLWHFRLDVPGEELEMARAILSADEIARSSRFVRPRDRDRFAVARGRLRMVLGAELGVRAGSVAFRYGMRGKPDLAPPLDRSGLRFSLSHSADRALVATTRHRAIGADLEALRDVRSGRDLARRIFAPQEFEVLDRLEGEAWRRAFFRCWTLKEAWLKGRGDGLTFPTRKFTVAIGPGEPARLLHVEGEPDAPSRWSLREARAPEGFLAAVAVEGPVGRLVDRSG
- a CDS encoding Re/Si-specific NAD(P)(+) transhydrogenase subunit alpha; the protein is MAETASSKLKIGIPREVHPGERRVAAVPATVTRLTKLGAELIVESGAGDAASFSDQSYEEAGARVIEDTQALWSEADLILKVRAPELNSSLERHEADLLRPGGRLISFLWPAQNAPLIERLAARKATVMAMDAVPRITRAQKLDALSAMANIAGYKAVLEGANRYGRLLGGQITAAGRIRPATVLIVGAGVAGLAAIGAARALGAIVKAFDTREAVREQIESLGGQFLKFEFDEKGEGEGGYAKQMSDAYLAAEQAFLAKHCKDADIVITTALIPGKPAPQLITAGAVVEMHAGSVIVDLAAEQGGNCAFTERDQIVEKYGVTIVGLTDLTSRMATQASELYATNLYNLLEEMIKEGAWRLDLEDEVQRGMLVLHDGKLMWPPPRPEVRAAAPQPPKPAPPKPSAPAKKEPSPWPSRIGMAGLAGLLALIGLEAPPQVLQHMTVFLLAVVVGWHVIWNVTPALHTPLMSVTNAISGIIVIGGMLLAVGPSLGIPQWLGAIAVLVASINVAGGFLVTQRMLKMFRK
- a CDS encoding FAD-dependent monooxygenase, with amino-acid sequence MSWFKSPCEVLVAGAGPVGQFCALELARRGISVRVLEEQWRTTSRSYALGLHPRTLELLDAHGLAEPLIAQGHRMGSVVLRDAKGEKGRLDFAHVGGKFPFLLVLPQFALEAALEQALEKRGVKVEWNHRLDSVRPEGTKVVAVVHKLGKETMGYAAATTEWVVEKEFEVEPSFIVGADGHRSKVRRATGIGYPEVGPSQLFAVFEFQAEGSPLSEVHIVLEEGRSNVLWSMREGRFRWGFEITDPAAAEDERKKSRLLVGFDDRSYPAIEPEKLGAFIAERAPWFLPRVTEVFWSAAIRFERRLVDRFGEGHVWLVGDAAHLASPIGMNSMNVGLREGRDLAWSIARRLREPAAGDALATYDAQRTREWKRLLGLEGAPAVATGADPWVRANAARIVDCAPSSGTALRSVLAPLGIQPAVEEEWAVPV
- a CDS encoding 1-acyl-sn-glycerol-3-phosphate acyltransferase → MDVAYRALRSLARFLLAVFYRRVEVVGLERFPAQGPVVVAANHPNGLVDPMILVARLPRRLVPIAKEPLFRNPLLAPFLRLMGAIPVHRRQDEGADPSRNREMFAAALETLRRERAILIFPEGVSQDEPRLAPLKSGAARLALGAVEASGGSIVVRIVPVGLVAHEPGTFRGGWALAAIGDPIEVGAQPEATARALTDRIASAIEERIVVAADRHTVDLAQVAASVGRRRPDAADDDAAARTAWVRAALTTLDRLEREFPEKAREVREDVEAWARDLERLGLEGASLPRTYRAAAVVRYAILEGGPILLGVPLALLGMALHGLPWLLVRIGVRLARPDSTVEASYKLVGALVVYPPAWLLEGWLAWRSGGGGALLAFAVLLIPAGFFALTWRERLLRVRRDAKGFFTFLVRGDLYARLRERRDALRARLEALGGRL
- a CDS encoding DUF4397 domain-containing protein, yielding MKRISTLSALALSIGLVSPVFAGGSDARIRVVHASPDAPNVDVLVNGAVAFADAPFKGVTDYATLPAGAYDVEVVPAGASAPVVIDLTGPNAVNLFYNRDYTAVAVNFLDRIEPLLLEDDNRPVGLPFSRVRFVHASPDAPAVDIKVADGPYLFRNVAFKGVGDYVTVPRGTYDLEVRAAGTETVALRLPGIALAGGTTYTVFAVGLLSGAPALDAVVRVDAVSPARGRAPVARR
- the pulA gene encoding pullulanase-type alpha-1,6-glucosidase codes for the protein MARQFVPVRALVVAGLVLVGNFVVASDTPNPSTVTVAGSLQQELGCPGDWQPECASTHLVYDAGDDAWQGTFDVPAGNWEYKAALNGAWTENYGAGGAPNGANIPLNLAEAATVKFYYDHETHWITSNRNATIAVAPGSFQSELGCPGDWQPDCLRSWLQDPDGDGVYTFRTSGLPAGNYETKVAINESWSENYGAGGAPNGPNIAFTVTADCATVVFSWDSTTKVLAVSEDAAPPAQPASVTVAGSLQSELGCSGDWQPDCAATHLAFDAADGVWQGTFDVPAGNWEYKAPVNDSWDENYGAGGARNGPNVPLGLAEAASVKFYFDYGTKWITSNRNATIAVAPGSFQSELGCPGDWDPSCLRSWLQDPDGDGIYTFSTTKLPAGNYETKVALDESWNVNYGQGGAQNGANIAFTVPAPCTPIFFAWDSSSKVLTVGSEGAPRGNLSLAQAHWVAKDTVAFRVTGPADGQTFKLHVAADGGLQLTPEAVTGGEDFVLTLDPGGLSEAVEAKFPHLASYAALRLAPEAAARAAELVKGQLAVSATGGDGRIVDATSMQIPGVLDDLYAAAAAPARLGPTFAAGVPTLRVWAPTARSVQLHLFADADPASTSTVVPMTLDAASGVWSVTGEASWRNRFYLYEVVVFTRATNAVETNLVTDPYSVSLSRNSQRSQIVDLDDPSLKPSGWDDLRKPALEAPEDIVLWELHVRDFSASDASVPEGLRGTFKAFTLPRSAGGRHLAALGRAGFTHVHLLPSFDIATIDEDKSRWKQPAGDLASMPPDSPDQQAAVEAVRDEDGFNWGYDPWHFNVPEGSYATNPDGPQRILEFREMVKGLADRGLRVVMDVVYNHTNASGQNAKSVFDRIVPGYYHRLNADGGVERSSCCENTATEFAMMDKFVVDSTVHWARAYKVDGFRFDLMGHHMKANILRVRDALRSLTPQHDGVDGRSLYLYGEGWNFGEVADNARGVNAVQANMAGTGVGTFTDRLRDGVRGGGPFSPVREQGFATGLWYDPNGFTSGTPEEQRARLLFYGDWIKLGLAGNLSGYAFRDMDGDVVTGADVDYNGQRAGYALDPQEIINYVSAHDNETLFDVVQLKAAADAPLAKRIRMNHMAISLVAFAQGIPFFHAGDELLRSKSLDRNSYNSGDWFNKLDFTYRSNNFGVGLPPASDNQANWPIMGPLLARADLKPGFFPIVDAFQHTLETVAIRKSASLFRLRTGAEVASTVKIWNTGPEQVPGVIVMELSRPAAPAASGGIRRAVAGPAALARGASPLPARRDYERIFVVFNANDEPLTWVGPSKLGLKLHPIQAGSVDPLVRNARYDDATGTFEVPGLTTAVFVCCGGPDWIRVNVPR